One Novosphingobium sp. G106 DNA segment encodes these proteins:
- the ychF gene encoding redox-regulated ATPase YchF has translation MGFRCGIVGLPNVGKSTLFNALTETQAAQAANYPFCTIEPNVGQVGVPDPRLDKLAAIAGSAKIIPTQLGFVDIAGLVRGASKGEGLGNQFLGNIREVDAVIHVLRCFENDDIQHVDNKVDPISDAETVETELMLSDLESLEKRVPAAQKKAAQGDKEQKIVASVLGQALELLREGKPARLTQPKDEEEERVFKQAQLLTSKPVLYVCNVEEEAAAEGNAFSAKVFEKAKAEGANAVIVSAAIESELVGMDPEERMVFLEEMGLSETGLARIIRSGYDLLHLITFFTVGPKEARAWTVHKGAKAPEAAGEIHSDMQRGFIRAETIAYDDYVALNGESGAKDAGKLRQEGKEYVVQDGDCLHFKFNV, from the coding sequence ATGGGTTTTCGTTGCGGGATCGTCGGCCTGCCTAACGTCGGCAAGTCGACGCTGTTCAACGCGCTGACCGAGACGCAGGCGGCGCAGGCGGCGAACTATCCGTTCTGCACAATCGAGCCCAATGTCGGCCAGGTCGGCGTGCCCGACCCGCGGCTCGACAAGCTGGCCGCGATCGCCGGCTCGGCCAAGATCATCCCGACACAGCTCGGCTTCGTCGACATCGCCGGCCTGGTGCGCGGCGCCTCGAAGGGCGAAGGCCTGGGCAACCAGTTCCTCGGCAACATCCGCGAGGTCGACGCGGTCATTCATGTGCTGCGCTGCTTCGAGAACGATGACATCCAGCACGTCGACAACAAGGTCGATCCGATCTCCGACGCCGAGACGGTCGAGACCGAGCTGATGCTCTCGGACCTCGAAAGCCTGGAGAAGCGGGTCCCCGCCGCGCAGAAGAAGGCCGCGCAGGGCGACAAGGAGCAGAAGATCGTCGCTTCGGTGCTCGGCCAGGCGCTCGAGCTGCTGCGCGAGGGCAAGCCGGCGCGGCTGACCCAGCCCAAGGACGAGGAAGAGGAGCGCGTGTTCAAGCAGGCGCAGCTTTTGACCTCGAAGCCCGTGCTCTACGTCTGCAACGTCGAGGAAGAAGCCGCGGCCGAAGGCAATGCCTTCTCGGCCAAGGTGTTCGAGAAGGCCAAGGCGGAGGGCGCCAATGCGGTGATCGTCTCGGCAGCAATCGAAAGTGAGCTGGTCGGCATGGACCCCGAGGAGCGCATGGTGTTCCTCGAGGAGATGGGCCTTTCGGAGACCGGCCTCGCCCGCATCATCCGCTCGGGCTACGACCTGCTCCACCTGATCACCTTCTTCACCGTCGGCCCCAAGGAAGCGCGTGCCTGGACCGTGCACAAGGGCGCCAAGGCCCCCGAGGCCGCGGGCGAGATCCATTCGGACATGCAGCGTGGCTTCATCCGCGCCGAGACGATCGCCTATGACGACTATGTCGCACTGAATGGCGAGAGCGGCGCCAAGGATGCCGGCAAGCTGCGCCAGGAAGGCAAGGAATATGTCGTGCAGGACGGCGACTGCCTGCACTTCAAGTTCAACGTCTGA
- a CDS encoding virulence factor, protein MSGRFRRTKRTLTGLIAGIAVTLLAVFAVGGYFSREAYVFEPATGGRSDGLVAVFWSGDMGTAVGLGSTVIERLRADGIPVLTVRSPVLFARARDAGFADRVMTLALRRALAEAGAQRIAVVGSSFGSDMVVASLGHVPPDLRARISAVAVVGAGKDIYFHANPSGFFYSGPSAVDPAVAVPLLKGLPVTCIYGSADDETLCPEPEMAGARQVRIKAGHAMLWSHDLVADKVLEALRQPPQPLH, encoded by the coding sequence ATGAGCGGGCGTTTCCGGCGGACGAAGCGAACGCTCACCGGTCTGATAGCCGGCATCGCGGTGACGCTTCTCGCCGTCTTCGCCGTCGGCGGCTATTTCAGTCGCGAGGCCTATGTCTTCGAACCGGCCACGGGCGGTCGGTCGGATGGATTGGTGGCGGTGTTCTGGTCGGGCGACATGGGCACGGCGGTCGGCCTGGGGAGCACGGTCATCGAGCGGCTGCGCGCGGATGGCATTCCCGTGCTTACGGTCAGGTCTCCCGTGCTGTTCGCCCGGGCGCGCGATGCCGGTTTTGCCGACCGTGTCATGACCCTTGCGCTTCGCCGCGCGCTCGCCGAGGCTGGCGCGCAGCGAATTGCGGTCGTCGGCAGTTCCTTCGGCTCCGACATGGTGGTCGCCAGCCTTGGCCACGTGCCGCCCGATCTGCGCGCGCGGATATCTGCTGTCGCCGTCGTCGGCGCGGGCAAGGACATCTATTTCCACGCCAATCCCAGCGGCTTTTTCTACAGCGGGCCGAGTGCAGTCGATCCTGCCGTGGCGGTTCCGCTGCTCAAGGGCCTGCCGGTTACCTGCATCTACGGCTCGGCCGACGACGAGACGCTTTGCCCGGAACCGGAGATGGCCGGGGCGCGGCAAGTACGCATTAAGGCCGGCCACGCGATGCTGTGGAGCCACGACCTGGTGGCCGACAAAGTGCTGGAGGCCCTGCGGCAGCCCCCGCAGCCGCTGCACTAG
- the mutL gene encoding DNA mismatch repair endonuclease MutL translates to MPEIRRLPEELVNRIAAGEVVERPASALKELVENAIDAGSTAITVRLGDGGLGLIEVTDDGCGMNPQEIALALERHATSKLPDEHIELVATLGFRGEALPSIASVARLSIESRPRGLEGWKRVVDHGVVAEDGPAALPPGTRIRVEDLFGKVPVRRKFLRSARAEYAACLDVVRRLAMARPDVGFTLEHDGRRVLQVQPDEALAARVSRLVARELAEDGVIIEAERGSARLTGVAGLPTFNRGVADHQYLFVNGRPVRDRLLIGAVRGAYADMLARDRHAVLALFLELPPEEVDVNVHPAKTEVRFRDPAFVRGFLVSALRHALDSSGQRSAQTPAAGAMANWQVEPVVSPPLALHTGRSLFSNFEREPSRVGDAGQAWRGYEQNLMAPAARAEAAEAMPEEAETYPLGVARGQVAGTYIVAEAEDGLIIVDQHAAHERLVLERLRAAGTGDTVAAAQALLLPEVIDLEEPACDRLEEKADELAQFGLAIERFGPAAMLVRSVPAALAKSDVQALVRDIADDLAQNGDALLLGERLDHVLATMACHGSVRAGRALSVAEMNALLREMERTPRSGQCNHGRPTWVKLAHGDIEKLFGRK, encoded by the coding sequence GTGCCAGAAATACGCCGCCTGCCCGAAGAACTTGTCAACCGCATAGCCGCGGGCGAAGTGGTCGAGCGCCCCGCTTCCGCGCTCAAGGAACTCGTTGAAAATGCTATAGATGCGGGCTCTACGGCGATCACGGTACGGCTCGGAGACGGGGGACTCGGCCTCATCGAAGTGACCGACGATGGCTGCGGCATGAATCCACAGGAAATTGCGCTGGCGCTCGAACGTCACGCGACCTCGAAGCTGCCCGACGAACATATCGAACTGGTCGCGACGTTGGGCTTCCGCGGCGAGGCGCTCCCGTCGATCGCCAGCGTCGCGCGGCTGTCGATCGAAAGCCGGCCGCGCGGGCTGGAAGGCTGGAAGCGGGTCGTCGATCACGGCGTGGTCGCCGAAGACGGCCCCGCTGCGCTGCCGCCGGGTACACGCATCAGGGTCGAGGACCTGTTCGGCAAGGTGCCGGTCCGGCGCAAGTTCCTGCGCAGCGCTCGCGCCGAATATGCCGCCTGCCTCGACGTGGTCCGCCGGCTCGCGATGGCGCGGCCCGACGTCGGCTTCACGCTGGAACACGACGGCCGCCGCGTTTTGCAGGTTCAGCCCGACGAGGCGCTGGCCGCGCGTGTCTCCCGCCTCGTCGCGCGGGAGCTTGCCGAGGACGGCGTGATCATCGAAGCAGAACGCGGGTCCGCTCGGCTCACGGGGGTGGCGGGCCTACCAACCTTCAATCGCGGCGTCGCCGATCACCAGTATCTGTTCGTCAACGGCCGGCCGGTGCGCGACCGGCTCTTGATCGGCGCGGTGCGCGGCGCCTACGCCGACATGCTCGCGCGCGACCGCCACGCGGTGCTGGCGCTGTTCCTCGAACTCCCGCCCGAGGAGGTCGACGTCAACGTCCACCCGGCCAAGACCGAGGTGCGCTTCCGTGATCCGGCTTTCGTGCGCGGCTTTCTCGTCAGCGCGCTGCGCCATGCGCTCGACAGTTCGGGCCAGCGCAGCGCCCAGACCCCGGCCGCGGGCGCCATGGCCAATTGGCAGGTCGAGCCGGTTGTCTCGCCGCCCTTGGCGCTGCACACCGGCCGCAGCCTGTTCTCCAACTTCGAGCGCGAACCTTCGCGGGTAGGCGACGCCGGACAGGCCTGGCGCGGCTACGAGCAGAACCTGATGGCTCCGGCAGCCCGCGCCGAAGCCGCCGAAGCGATGCCCGAGGAAGCCGAAACCTATCCGCTCGGCGTCGCCCGCGGCCAGGTGGCCGGCACCTATATCGTCGCCGAGGCCGAAGACGGCCTGATCATCGTCGACCAGCATGCGGCGCACGAGCGGCTCGTGCTCGAACGCCTGCGCGCCGCAGGGACGGGCGACACCGTCGCCGCGGCCCAGGCGTTGCTGCTGCCGGAGGTGATCGATCTCGAAGAGCCGGCCTGTGACCGGCTCGAAGAGAAAGCGGACGAACTCGCCCAGTTCGGACTCGCGATCGAGCGCTTCGGCCCGGCGGCGATGCTAGTCCGCTCGGTCCCTGCGGCGCTGGCCAAGAGCGACGTCCAGGCGCTGGTCCGCGACATCGCCGACGATCTCGCGCAGAACGGTGACGCGCTGCTGCTCGGCGAGCGGCTCGACCACGTCCTCGCGACGATGGCCTGTCACGGCTCGGTCCGCGCCGGCCGTGCGCTGTCGGTCGCCGAGATGAACGCGCTTCTGCGCGAGATGGAGCGTACGCCGCGCTCGGGACAGTGCAACCACGGCCGCCCTACCTGGGTCAAGCTGGCGCACGGCGACATCGAGAAGCTGTTCGGACGCAAGTAG
- the mreD gene encoding rod shape-determining protein MreD: MPSRLLKAVSEGPRPRINRAPLPIVARSVPWVSVMLGSLLPGWLFMASAPYVPPLGFLTLLAWRQLRPGLLPVWAGLPLGFFDDLYSGQPMGSAILLWSIAMIVIEAIELRFPWRGFALEWLLATAMIGVYVVASLGAANATGGLGPGGGAGAAVHPCGADLSLRRADRRGA; encoded by the coding sequence ATGCCCTCGCGCCTGCTGAAAGCCGTCTCGGAAGGCCCCCGGCCAAGGATCAACCGGGCGCCCTTGCCGATCGTGGCACGCAGCGTCCCCTGGGTATCGGTCATGCTGGGCTCGCTGCTGCCGGGCTGGCTGTTCATGGCCTCGGCGCCCTATGTGCCGCCGCTCGGCTTTCTCACGCTGCTCGCCTGGCGGCAACTGCGCCCCGGCTTGCTGCCGGTCTGGGCGGGACTGCCGCTGGGCTTCTTCGACGATCTCTACAGCGGCCAGCCGATGGGCTCTGCCATCCTGCTCTGGTCGATCGCGATGATCGTGATCGAGGCGATCGAACTGCGCTTCCCCTGGCGCGGCTTCGCGCTCGAATGGCTGCTCGCGACCGCGATGATCGGTGTCTACGTGGTTGCGTCGCTCGGCGCCGCCAATGCTACCGGGGGGCTCGGTCCCGGTGGCGGTGCTGGCGCCGCAGTTCATCCTTGCGGTGCTGATCTATCCCTTCGTCGGGCGGATCGTCGCGGCGCTTGA
- the pth gene encoding aminoacyl-tRNA hydrolase — protein MQLWVGLGNPGPQYAMNRHNVGFMTTDTIAEVHDFGPVQKKFLGWLQEGRIGGQKILLLKPATFMNESGRSVGEALRFYKLGTDALTVFHDELDLAPFKVKVKQGGGTAGHNGLRSIDQHLGPDFRRVRLGIGHPGHKDRVTGHVLGNYAKTEMDDLADMLGAISAEAEWLAKGDDTRFMNDIALRLQD, from the coding sequence ATGCAGCTCTGGGTCGGCCTCGGCAATCCCGGTCCGCAATATGCGATGAACCGGCACAACGTCGGCTTCATGACGACCGACACCATCGCCGAAGTCCACGATTTCGGCCCGGTCCAGAAGAAGTTCCTGGGCTGGCTGCAGGAAGGCCGCATCGGCGGCCAGAAGATCCTCCTGCTCAAACCCGCGACATTCATGAACGAAAGCGGCCGTTCGGTCGGCGAGGCGCTGCGCTTCTACAAGCTCGGCACCGATGCGCTGACCGTGTTCCACGACGAGCTCGATCTCGCTCCGTTCAAGGTCAAGGTGAAGCAGGGCGGCGGCACTGCCGGGCACAACGGCCTGCGCTCGATCGACCAGCATCTCGGCCCTGATTTTCGCCGCGTGCGGCTCGGCATCGGCCATCCCGGCCACAAGGACCGCGTCACCGGCCACGTCCTCGGCAACTATGCCAAAACCGAAATGGACGACCTTGCCGACATGCTGGGTGCGATCTCGGCCGAGGCCGAATGGCTCGCCAAGGGCGACGACACCCGGTTCATGAACGATATCGCCCTGCGGCTGCAGGACTGA
- a CDS encoding SDR family oxidoreductase, translating to MPELSPKLSRRHLLVGTGALAAAAAVPAAAVSEPRPLAGKSFLITGTSSGFGNVGALLYARKGARVFATMRNLPRPEGEALLKVARDEKLDLRVLPLDVTSEEQVNAAVAEAERLNGGPLDVLVNNAGINIAGPVELQDLEATRLTFDTNVFGLQRTMRAVLPGMRSRKSGLIFNVSSQQGRIIMPAGGLYSSTKFAVEAMSEQIAYELAPHGIEVVIIEPGGFATGIGRNRARYTSALAARADEKHKAGYPELVAQMSRMPGGGSAPVTLPPGMPDPIEVPKAIAEIAAMPAGTRPLRRPVHPGNKPQLEINRVSAETQRGLLEKSAYAPWGKAVLD from the coding sequence ATGCCGGAGCTTAGCCCCAAGTTGAGCAGGCGCCATCTGCTTGTCGGAACCGGGGCGCTTGCCGCCGCCGCAGCCGTTCCCGCCGCCGCAGTTTCTGAGCCCAGGCCGCTCGCCGGCAAGAGCTTCCTGATCACCGGCACCTCGTCGGGCTTCGGCAATGTCGGCGCACTGCTCTATGCCCGGAAAGGCGCACGGGTCTTCGCGACCATGCGCAACCTGCCGCGGCCCGAGGGCGAGGCGCTGCTCAAGGTCGCCAGAGACGAGAAGCTCGATCTCCGCGTCTTGCCGCTCGACGTGACGTCGGAAGAACAGGTCAATGCTGCGGTCGCCGAGGCCGAGCGGCTGAACGGCGGCCCGCTCGACGTGCTGGTCAACAATGCCGGGATCAACATCGCCGGTCCGGTCGAACTGCAGGATCTCGAAGCCACCAGGCTGACTTTCGACACCAACGTCTTCGGGCTGCAGCGGACGATGCGCGCGGTGCTGCCGGGCATGCGCAGCCGCAAGTCGGGGCTGATCTTCAACGTATCGTCGCAGCAGGGCAGGATCATCATGCCGGCCGGCGGGCTCTATTCGTCGACCAAGTTCGCGGTCGAGGCGATGAGCGAACAGATCGCCTACGAGCTCGCGCCGCACGGAATCGAAGTGGTGATCATCGAACCCGGCGGTTTTGCGACGGGCATCGGGCGCAACCGCGCGCGCTACACCTCCGCCCTCGCCGCCCGCGCCGACGAAAAGCACAAGGCCGGTTACCCCGAGCTCGTCGCGCAGATGAGTCGCATGCCGGGCGGTGGCTCGGCGCCTGTGACTTTGCCTCCCGGCATGCCCGATCCGATCGAGGTGCCCAAGGCAATCGCCGAAATCGCCGCCATGCCCGCCGGCACCCGTCCGCTCCGCCGCCCGGTACATCCCGGTAACAAGCCGCAGCTCGAGATCAACCGCGTTTCGGCCGAAACGCAGCGCGGGCTGCTGGAGAAGAGCGCCTACGCGCCCTGGGGCAAGGCAGTGCTCGACTGA
- a CDS encoding rod shape-determining protein MreC, whose protein sequence is MAPPPNRRSGYSRRAQYGTFFGYIAGVVGALVGGGILIVSIFNPSAFSSLRGLAADAAAPGGKVAAESRAASQSVFDVVRGYALAGSRTAKLERELAEAKTRLVEAQATTEENRRLKAMLGLTQQDERPVAVTTLVAATGASTRRFATIAAGADHGVVVGMPVRSPLGLVGRVLEVGGGTSRVLLVTDTESIVPVRRPQDGLPAFAQGKGDGQIQIRLISLGINPLKVGDVFVTSGSGGLYRPGIALGAVTSLTRDGAIARVLSDPAGSEFVAVERIWAPQSDVPAAQPTAKPTAKPSTTKPTGKPSGQAGGRR, encoded by the coding sequence ATGGCGCCGCCGCCTAACCGGCGCTCCGGATATTCCCGCAGGGCGCAGTACGGCACCTTCTTCGGCTATATCGCCGGGGTGGTCGGCGCGCTTGTTGGCGGCGGAATCCTGATCGTTTCGATTTTCAATCCGAGCGCCTTCTCCAGCCTGCGCGGCCTGGCGGCCGACGCCGCGGCACCCGGAGGCAAGGTCGCGGCTGAGAGCCGGGCCGCCAGCCAGAGCGTGTTTGACGTGGTCCGGGGCTACGCCTTGGCCGGTAGTCGTACCGCGAAGCTGGAGCGCGAACTGGCCGAGGCCAAGACGCGGCTCGTTGAGGCCCAGGCCACCACGGAGGAAAATCGGCGGCTGAAGGCGATGCTCGGGCTCACCCAGCAGGACGAGAGGCCGGTGGCAGTGACGACTCTGGTTGCAGCGACCGGCGCCAGCACGCGGCGTTTTGCCACCATTGCCGCAGGAGCGGACCACGGCGTCGTGGTCGGCATGCCGGTGCGCTCGCCGCTCGGCCTTGTCGGGCGCGTGCTCGAAGTCGGCGGCGGCACCTCGCGCGTGCTGCTGGTCACCGATACCGAGAGCATCGTCCCCGTGCGCCGTCCTCAGGACGGTCTTCCCGCTTTCGCGCAAGGCAAGGGCGACGGCCAGATCCAGATCAGGCTTATCAGTCTCGGCATCAACCCGCTCAAAGTGGGCGACGTCTTCGTCACTTCGGGCTCGGGCGGCCTCTATCGCCCCGGCATCGCGCTGGGCGCGGTCACCAGCCTGACGCGCGACGGTGCCATCGCGCGCGTGCTGAGCGACCCGGCCGGCAGCGAATTCGTCGCGGTCGAACGGATATGGGCGCCGCAATCGGACGTACCGGCCGCCCAGCCTACCGCCAAACCTACGGCTAAACCCAGTACTACTAAACCCACCGGCAAGCCCTCCGGCCAGGCGGGCGGGCGGCGGTAA
- a CDS encoding 50S ribosomal protein L25/general stress protein Ctc, producing MSDTLNLPAETRERAGKGASRDLRRSGRVPAVVYGGNEEPLTIHVEEKELRRQLGTGHFFNSIVEVEVGGKKLRTLPKDVAFHPVSDRPLHVDFLRLSKDSKVHVNVPVVFINEEKSPGLKKGAVLNIVHHSLDLICDADKIPDEISIDVSGLEIGDSIHIGNITLPAGTADGSHEQDLTIATIVAPSALKSDEGDNETPAEA from the coding sequence ATGAGCGATACGCTTAACCTGCCGGCAGAGACGCGCGAACGGGCTGGCAAGGGAGCCTCCCGTGATCTGCGTCGTTCTGGCCGTGTCCCCGCCGTCGTCTATGGCGGCAACGAAGAGCCGCTGACCATCCACGTCGAAGAGAAGGAACTGCGCCGCCAGCTCGGCACCGGTCACTTCTTCAACTCGATCGTCGAGGTCGAGGTCGGTGGCAAGAAGCTGCGGACACTGCCCAAGGACGTCGCGTTCCACCCGGTCTCCGACCGCCCGCTGCATGTCGACTTCCTGCGCCTGTCGAAGGATTCCAAGGTTCACGTCAACGTGCCCGTGGTGTTCATCAACGAAGAGAAGTCGCCCGGCCTCAAGAAGGGCGCCGTGCTCAACATCGTGCACCACAGCCTCGATTTGATCTGCGACGCGGACAAGATCCCCGACGAGATCAGCATCGACGTTTCCGGTCTCGAGATCGGCGATTCGATCCATATCGGCAACATCACTCTGCCCGCCGGCACCGCCGACGGTAGCCATGAGCAGGATCTCACGATCGCCACGATCGTTGCCCCCTCGGCGCTGAAGAGCGACGAAGGCGACAACGAGACGCCGGCCGAGGCGTAA
- a CDS encoding rod shape-determining protein has product MASMMSRFFKFGSQNMAIDLGTANTLVYVQDRGIVLDEPSVVAIETINGIKKVKAVGDDAKMMMGKTPDNIEAIRPLRDGVIADIEVAEEMIKYFIRKVHGGKKSLFRYPEIVICVPSGSTSVERRAIRDAASNAGASQVYLILEPMAAAIGADMPVTEPVGSMVVDIGGGTTEVAVLSLRGLAYTTSVRVGGDKMDEAIVSYVRRHHNLLIGESTAERIKKDYAIAMVPTDGVGETIHIKGRDLVNGVPKEITITQANIAEALSEPIGAIIEGVRIALENTAPELAADIVDQGIVLTGGGALIKGLDEYLREETGLPVSIAEDPLSCVALGTGRAMEDPVYRGVLMTA; this is encoded by the coding sequence ATGGCTTCGATGATGTCGCGATTCTTCAAGTTCGGTTCGCAGAACATGGCGATCGACCTCGGAACGGCCAACACGCTCGTTTATGTCCAAGACCGAGGTATCGTGCTCGACGAGCCTTCGGTGGTCGCGATCGAGACGATCAACGGCATCAAGAAGGTCAAGGCCGTGGGCGACGACGCCAAGATGATGATGGGCAAGACGCCCGACAACATCGAAGCGATCCGGCCGCTGCGCGACGGCGTCATCGCCGACATCGAAGTCGCCGAAGAAATGATCAAGTACTTCATCCGCAAGGTCCACGGCGGCAAGAAGAGCCTGTTCCGCTATCCGGAAATCGTCATCTGCGTGCCTTCGGGCTCGACCTCGGTCGAACGCCGCGCGATCCGCGACGCCGCTTCGAACGCGGGCGCCAGCCAGGTCTACCTGATCCTCGAGCCGATGGCCGCGGCGATCGGCGCCGATATGCCCGTGACCGAGCCGGTCGGCTCGATGGTCGTCGACATCGGCGGCGGCACGACCGAAGTCGCCGTTCTGTCGCTGCGCGGCCTCGCCTATACCACGTCGGTCCGCGTCGGCGGCGACAAGATGGACGAGGCGATCGTCTCCTACGTCCGCCGCCACCACAACCTGCTGATCGGCGAATCGACCGCCGAGCGGATCAAGAAGGACTATGCCATCGCCATGGTCCCGACCGACGGCGTCGGCGAGACGATCCACATCAAGGGTCGCGACCTCGTCAACGGCGTGCCCAAGGAAATCACCATCACCCAGGCGAATATTGCCGAGGCCCTGTCCGAACCGATCGGCGCGATCATCGAGGGCGTGCGCATCGCGCTCGAGAACACCGCGCCCGAGCTCGCCGCCGACATCGTCGACCAGGGCATCGTCCTCACGGGCGGCGGCGCGCTGATCAAGGGGCTCGACGAATATCTGCGCGAAGAGACCGGCCTGCCCGTCTCGATCGCCGAAGATCCGCTGTCGTGCGTCGCGCTGGGTACGGGCCGCGCCATGGAAGATCCCGTCTATCGCGGCGTGTTGATGACGGCCTAA
- a CDS encoding MerR family transcriptional regulator, whose translation MALTISELARSADVGVETIRFYQRKGLLFDPRPSAVASGSGRRHYGEDEVRRLRFIRGAQRAGFTLEEIGELLELDRSDDRPRARAMAQARIAALDARIGELQAARSALQGLARECARSEQGPCPIIAAFER comes from the coding sequence ATGGCGCTGACAATCTCGGAACTGGCGCGCAGCGCCGATGTCGGGGTGGAGACGATCCGCTTCTACCAGCGCAAGGGCCTGCTGTTCGATCCGCGGCCCTCGGCGGTGGCGAGCGGGTCTGGGCGACGCCACTACGGCGAGGACGAAGTGCGGCGCCTGCGGTTCATCCGCGGGGCGCAGCGCGCGGGTTTCACGCTGGAGGAGATCGGCGAATTGCTGGAACTCGATCGCAGCGACGATCGTCCGCGAGCGCGGGCCATGGCCCAGGCGCGGATAGCAGCGCTTGACGCCCGGATTGGCGAGCTTCAGGCGGCTCGAAGCGCGCTGCAGGGCCTCGCGCGGGAATGCGCTCGGTCCGAGCAGGGACCGTGCCCCATCATCGCAGCTTTCGAGCGCTGA
- a CDS encoding TraB/GumN family protein yields MRPVVGGLAILLLAACAPEPQPAKPALWRVEGAHGEWGFLFGTIHSLKRPALWQSGKVGPALAQSDRIVVEVAKLSDQAALSKTFAALSKTPGLPPLSARVEPALRPRLAEAMRKVGASDSSFTDVETWAAALSLARAGQSADDAANGIDRAVEAAAKGRPVVELEGAVSQLGIFDRLPEKEQRDLLAAVLRDEGAIDSESGDLAEAWRKGDIALIAGETRKGLLADPELHEALYTARNRAWTDRVSAMLSSGEHPFVAVGTAHMAGDEGLPAMLAAKGFKVTRVQ; encoded by the coding sequence ATGAGGCCTGTCGTTGGTGGACTCGCGATCCTGCTGCTTGCGGCTTGTGCACCCGAGCCACAGCCTGCGAAACCGGCGCTCTGGCGCGTCGAGGGCGCCCACGGCGAATGGGGCTTCCTGTTCGGCACGATCCATTCGCTGAAACGACCTGCGCTATGGCAATCGGGCAAGGTCGGCCCTGCCCTGGCCCAGAGCGACCGGATCGTCGTCGAGGTTGCCAAGCTGTCGGACCAGGCGGCGCTCAGCAAGACCTTCGCGGCCCTGTCCAAGACCCCCGGCTTGCCGCCGCTGTCGGCGCGGGTCGAGCCGGCGCTGCGGCCGCGCCTCGCCGAAGCGATGCGCAAGGTCGGCGCCAGCGACAGCAGCTTCACCGACGTCGAGACCTGGGCCGCGGCGCTGTCGCTCGCGCGCGCCGGGCAGAGCGCGGATGACGCCGCCAACGGCATCGACCGTGCCGTGGAAGCCGCGGCGAAGGGGCGCCCCGTGGTCGAGCTCGAAGGCGCGGTAAGCCAGCTCGGCATCTTCGACCGCTTGCCCGAGAAGGAACAGCGCGACTTGCTAGCCGCGGTGCTGCGCGACGAGGGCGCCATCGACAGCGAGAGCGGCGACCTGGCCGAAGCCTGGCGCAAGGGCGACATCGCACTGATCGCGGGCGAGACGCGCAAGGGCCTGCTCGCCGATCCGGAACTGCACGAGGCGCTCTACACCGCCCGCAACCGCGCCTGGACCGATCGGGTGAGTGCCATGTTGAGCAGCGGAGAACATCCCTTCGTCGCGGTCGGCACGGCGCATATGGCGGGCGACGAAGGGCTCCCGGCGATGCTGGCGGCGAAGGGCTTCAAGGTGACCCGCGTCCAATGA
- a CDS encoding TraB/GumN family protein, giving the protein MRLLRRIGYLLLALVSCLSVTASAQQTAPQPQSQLVPATPPVATEEARPALWKVSKGDTTIWLFGTIHALPAGIDWFHGPVRDAFDGSQELVTEITEVDPLEMQRLVLAHAALPQGQTLRAMLSPAVKSAYEKQLTDLKLPLQAFDGYEPWYAGIALSTLPLLRTGYDAQHGVEQVLDARAKQLGRPHGALETAAYQIGLFDSLPLDAQKSYFAEVVDQLPTMTDQLGQMVAAWRKGDAEGLAKLMNTEEDDPRLLEMLLVKRNKNWAEWVKQRLTKPGTVFVAVGAGHLAGQGSLQEQLAAQGIATQRVQ; this is encoded by the coding sequence CTTCTCCGCCGGATCGGCTACCTCCTCCTCGCCCTGGTCTCTTGCCTTTCGGTCACGGCTTCGGCCCAGCAGACCGCGCCACAGCCGCAATCGCAGCTCGTCCCGGCCACGCCACCGGTCGCGACCGAAGAGGCCAGGCCGGCGCTGTGGAAGGTCTCGAAAGGCGACACGACGATCTGGCTGTTCGGCACGATCCACGCGCTGCCCGCGGGGATCGACTGGTTCCACGGCCCGGTGCGCGACGCTTTCGACGGCTCGCAGGAGCTGGTGACCGAGATCACCGAAGTCGATCCGCTCGAAATGCAGCGGCTCGTGCTCGCCCATGCGGCGCTGCCCCAGGGGCAGACGCTGCGCGCCATGCTGTCGCCTGCGGTCAAGAGTGCCTACGAGAAGCAGCTGACCGACCTCAAGCTGCCGCTGCAGGCGTTCGACGGCTACGAGCCCTGGTATGCCGGCATCGCGCTGTCCACCCTGCCGCTGCTGCGTACGGGCTATGACGCCCAGCACGGCGTGGAGCAGGTGCTCGATGCCCGCGCCAAGCAGCTCGGCCGGCCGCACGGCGCACTGGAGACCGCCGCCTACCAGATCGGCCTGTTCGATTCGCTGCCGCTCGATGCGCAGAAGAGCTATTTCGCCGAAGTGGTCGATCAGCTTCCGACGATGACTGACCAGCTCGGCCAGATGGTCGCCGCCTGGCGCAAGGGCGATGCCGAGGGCCTCGCCAAGCTGATGAACACGGAAGAAGACGATCCGCGGCTGCTCGAGATGCTGCTGGTCAAACGCAACAAGAACTGGGCCGAGTGGGTCAAGCAGCGGCTGACCAAGCCGGGCACGGTCTTCGTCGCGGTGGGCGCGGGGCACCTCGCCGGGCAGGGAAGCCTGCAGGAACAGCTCGCGGCCCAGGGGATTGCCACCCAGCGGGTGCAGTAG